A single region of the Streptomyces vilmorinianum genome encodes:
- a CDS encoding DUF5326 family protein, giving the protein MAVREILAGMPWWVKWVAIPVIALFVFGGLITSIAMFVIGLLFKVLVFVALVGGLIYVVRKFMPSSSRREDW; this is encoded by the coding sequence ATGGCGGTTCGAGAGATTCTCGCGGGGATGCCCTGGTGGGTGAAGTGGGTCGCCATACCCGTCATCGCCCTGTTCGTCTTCGGCGGCCTGATCACCAGCATCGCGATGTTCGTGATCGGTCTGCTCTTCAAGGTGCTGGTCTTCGTCGCCCTCGTGGGCGGACTGATCTACGTCGTACGGAAGTTCATGCCGTCGTCGAGCCGGCGCGAGGACTGGTAG
- a CDS encoding YibE/F family protein, whose protein sequence is MTSTQQTPEPDGHGGHGDAGHGHGHAHSHGPAAPVSRHLRRVIAAVLIPFATAVVVGLVVLWPGGTPEHARTGVGFDRQTEQGTVVSVEQVDCKDVNAAQVPPTGDTSTPEGREAVNAQQGQCERATIEVTSGADKGRTFTEIVQPDAPRQLEEGQGVVVAYAPDAPRDLQYSVTDVNRKVPLAVLAGIFALAVVLVGRMRGVMALISLAVSFLVLTFFILPAILEGSNPLLVAVVGSSAIMLIGLYMCHGLSARTSVAVLGTLISLMLIGLLGSFFIGWAALTGNTDDYTGLIHGLYPDIDMSGLLLAGVIIGSLGVLDDVTVTQTSAVWELHAADPRMGPRALYRAGIRIGRDHIASVVNTLVLAYAGAALPLLLLFSIAQSSVGTVANSELVAEEIVRTLVGSIGLVASVPVTTALAALVVSADRPGALEKRSVRGGRRRRAK, encoded by the coding sequence GTGACTTCCACGCAGCAGACCCCAGAACCCGACGGGCACGGCGGCCATGGCGACGCCGGCCACGGGCACGGCCACGCCCACAGCCATGGGCCCGCCGCGCCCGTATCCCGGCATCTGCGCAGGGTCATCGCCGCGGTCCTGATCCCGTTCGCCACGGCCGTGGTGGTCGGGCTCGTGGTCCTGTGGCCCGGCGGTACGCCGGAACACGCGCGCACCGGTGTCGGTTTCGACCGGCAGACCGAGCAGGGGACGGTCGTCTCCGTCGAGCAGGTGGACTGCAAGGACGTGAACGCCGCTCAGGTCCCGCCGACCGGGGACACCTCCACCCCCGAGGGGCGCGAGGCGGTCAACGCCCAGCAGGGGCAGTGCGAGAGGGCGACGATCGAGGTCACCAGCGGTGCGGACAAGGGTCGTACCTTCACCGAGATCGTGCAGCCGGACGCGCCCCGGCAGCTGGAGGAGGGGCAGGGGGTGGTGGTGGCGTACGCCCCCGACGCCCCGCGCGATCTGCAGTACTCGGTCACCGATGTGAACCGCAAGGTTCCGCTGGCGGTGCTCGCCGGGATCTTCGCGCTCGCGGTCGTGCTCGTCGGCCGCATGCGCGGGGTGATGGCGCTGATCTCGCTCGCCGTGAGTTTCCTGGTACTGACCTTCTTCATCCTGCCGGCGATCCTGGAGGGCTCGAATCCGCTGCTCGTGGCGGTCGTGGGATCGAGCGCGATCATGCTGATCGGGCTCTACATGTGCCACGGCCTGTCCGCCCGTACCTCGGTCGCGGTGCTCGGGACGCTGATCTCGCTGATGCTGATCGGGCTGCTCGGCTCGTTCTTCATCGGCTGGGCCGCGCTCACCGGGAACACGGACGACTACACCGGCCTGATCCACGGTCTCTACCCGGACATCGACATGTCCGGCCTGCTGCTCGCCGGGGTCATCATCGGTTCGCTCGGTGTCCTCGACGATGTGACGGTGACGCAGACCTCGGCCGTCTGGGAGCTGCACGCGGCCGATCCCCGGATGGGGCCGCGCGCGCTGTACCGGGCCGGGATCCGGATCGGTCGCGACCACATCGCGTCCGTGGTGAACACGCTGGTGCTCGCGTACGCCGGTGCGGCCCTGCCCCTGCTGCTGCTCTTCTCGATCGCGCAGAGCAGTGTGGGGACGGTGGCCAACAGCGAACTGGTGGCGGAGGAGATCGTCCGCACGCTCGTGGGATCGATCGGTCTGGTCGCCTCGGTGCCGGTCACCACCGCTCTCGCGGCTCTTGTGGTCTCCGCCGACCGGCCGGGGGCCCTGGAGAAGCGTTCAGTCAGGGGTGGGCGCCGCCGCCGGGCGAAGTGA
- a CDS encoding SsgA family sporulation/cell division regulator has protein sequence MRESVQAEVLMSFLVSEELSFRIPVELRYETRDPYAVRMTFHLPGDAPVTWAFGRELLLDGINRPSGDGDVHIAPTDPEGLSDVSIRLQVGSDHALFRAGVPPLVAFLDRTDKLVPLGQERTLGDFEDNLEAALGRILAEENAG, from the coding sequence ATGCGAGAGTCGGTTCAGGCCGAGGTCCTGATGAGCTTCCTCGTCTCGGAGGAGCTCTCCTTCAGGATTCCGGTGGAACTGCGTTACGAGACCCGGGATCCCTACGCGGTGCGGATGACGTTCCACCTTCCCGGAGACGCGCCTGTGACCTGGGCGTTCGGCCGGGAGTTGCTGCTCGACGGGATCAACCGACCGAGCGGGGACGGCGATGTGCACATCGCGCCGACCGACCCCGAGGGTCTTTCGGACGTCTCCATCCGGCTCCAGGTCGGCAGCGACCACGCCCTGTTCCGGGCCGGCGTTCCTCCGCTCGTCGCCTTCCTCGACCGTACGGACAAGCTGGTTCCGCTCGGTCAGGAACGGACACTGGGCGACTTCGAGGACAATCTGGAGGCGGCGCTCGGCCGGATTCTGGCAGAGGAGAACGCGGGCTGA
- a CDS encoding IclR family transcriptional regulator → MATASQTAVPTLIGSVQRALRLLEAVGSHEDGAPAKQLAREAGLPLPTAYHLLRTLTHEGYLRREKGVFVFGDAAGRLAGGGVLQNRRTKIEDSLAHWRDEIGVPVYFAIYRDGEIELVAVADTPSAPAVDEWADFRETGHAHAIGQCLLSQLDLKSRQDHLDRHPVEAITPYTVRNRRALLDRLGGMGRMEPLVERQEYALGTVCAAIPITAGSAAAAMAISLPLHQEERLLPAVDRLRNEIGRLFSSFAFSISI, encoded by the coding sequence TTGGCCACGGCTTCGCAGACCGCCGTCCCTACCCTGATCGGCTCGGTGCAGCGGGCACTGAGACTTCTGGAGGCCGTGGGCTCCCATGAGGACGGAGCTCCCGCCAAACAGCTCGCGCGCGAGGCGGGACTCCCGCTTCCCACCGCGTACCACCTGCTCCGCACCCTGACGCACGAGGGCTATCTGCGCCGCGAGAAGGGCGTGTTCGTCTTCGGTGACGCCGCGGGCCGGCTGGCCGGTGGCGGGGTTCTGCAGAATCGTCGCACCAAGATCGAAGACTCCCTCGCGCACTGGCGCGACGAGATCGGCGTCCCCGTCTACTTCGCGATCTACCGCGACGGCGAGATCGAGCTCGTCGCCGTCGCCGACACTCCCTCCGCCCCCGCCGTGGACGAGTGGGCCGACTTCCGCGAGACCGGCCACGCCCATGCGATCGGCCAGTGCCTGCTCAGTCAACTCGATCTGAAGAGCCGTCAAGACCATCTCGACCGCCACCCGGTGGAAGCCATCACCCCGTACACGGTGCGTAACCGGCGTGCGCTTTTGGATCGTTTGGGCGGTATGGGGCGAATGGAGCCCCTGGTGGAGCGCCAGGAATATGCGCTGGGCACGGTCTGTGCCGCGATCCCCATCACCGCGGGGTCCGCGGCGGCCGCGATGGCGATTTCCCTCCCCCTTCACCAGGAAGAACGGTTGCTGCCCGCAGTCGATCGGCTACGCAACGAGATCGGAAGGCTCTTCAGCTCCTTCGCGTTCTCTATCAGTATCTGA
- a CDS encoding cupin domain-containing protein: protein MKAFRLDELEAERAANDGAYLQFLRERNMSVGLYALDAGSLDPQQPHGQDEVYFVVSGRASITVGMETTQVARGSVVYVPAGVAHKFHHITEDLRVMVVFSPPES from the coding sequence ATGAAGGCATTCCGACTGGACGAACTGGAGGCGGAGCGTGCCGCCAACGACGGCGCGTACCTCCAGTTCCTGCGTGAGCGGAACATGTCCGTCGGCCTGTACGCGCTCGACGCGGGCTCGCTCGATCCGCAGCAGCCGCACGGCCAGGACGAGGTGTACTTCGTCGTCAGCGGCCGGGCCTCGATCACGGTCGGGATGGAGACGACGCAGGTGGCGCGCGGCAGCGTGGTCTACGTGCCGGCCGGAGTGGCCCACAAGTTCCACCACATCACGGAGGACCTGCGGGTCATGGTCGTCTTCTCCCCGCCGGAGAGCTGA